From Methanospirillum lacunae:
TCCTGCCTCAAGAATATTCTGCTTAAGATCAGGAGTGAGACGTCCGAGTTCTGATATTTTTGTGAGAATAACGTCCCTGCGTTCTTCCAGCTTTCTGATCCTCTCAAGATGTGTCGCCAGTGAGAAGATCATCCCGTCGTCAAGAGAACCTGTTGCCTCTTTCCGGTATCGCGCTATGAAAGGAACAGTTGCCCCGCTGTCGAGCAGATCGATACAGGCTGCTGCCTGCCTTACCGGTATTCCAAGAGCTGCTCCGACCAGTTCATGTATCCTCCAGGTGTGATGAACTGACTGAGATATTTCGCCTACTTCCCCCATCTTCCTGCCTGATAATTCTAAACACATAGGAGTGCTATCCTGAAAACAGATCGCTAAAAAAAGAATTAAAAAAGGTACGGAATATTATTCCATCTTGTACTTCTGAACCAGGGCCTTCCAGTCAGGAGAAGCCATGAGGTGATCAAGACCTGTGTTCAGTTTCTTAAGCAGTTCAGCATCAGACTTGCGGACTGCGATACCAAACTGTTCATTTGTCTCAATTGAGCCAATCTTCTGAACAGGTTTTCCTTCGATGATATCATTTATGACCGTGCTGTCGTAAATCACCGCATCAGTTCTTCCTGCTACCAGGTCTTCTACTGCAAGGGGAGTATTGTCGTACTGTTTCAGGTTATCAGCAGACATGAGGCTCTTATTCACAAGGTTATCCTCGACCCAGATGGCTGCAGTACATCCCCTCTGGGTACCGATGGTTGCTTTTCCACTTTTTACCTGGTCCATAGTGATCGGTGATCCCTGTTTGGTAACAACCGTCTGGTTTACGGTCCAGTATGGCTTGCTGAAATCTACTTTCTCTTTCCGCTCATCAGTAATGGTCATACCAGCATAGACCATATCAATCTTGTTTGCATTCAGGGCCGGAATGATTCCATCCCATGCAATTCCCTGAAACTCAGCCTCAAATCCCTGATCTTTGGCGATCCATTTGAGTGATTCAACATCAAATCCGGTTGGCTCACCCTTTTCACTCATCATCGTAAACGGAGGATACACCGGATCAATTCCAACACGGTAGACCTGTTTTGTTCCCGGAGAGGTATTGTCAGAGGATACTTTCTTTTCCTGAACCCCGGACTGGGTTGAAGAGGTACATCCTGCTGTAAGAAGCAGGAGGATAAGACCCAGACATGCCAGAGATATCAACACACCTTTCATGATATTGAGAAGATAGGAAACCCAGACATGTAATTATTACCTGCGCAAAATACGTGGAGATAGTTTCCTCTCGAAATCTCATAACATATTTTATATATAGGACCTGCTATCACAGGTGCATCATAGATCACAATTTCTATTACAGTGCCGATCAAACAATCTTCGATGGATAGGAGAATCATTTCAATCCTGGTTATTTTTATAGTAGTTGGTGCAGTCTGTTTTTGCGGATGTACTCAAAGTACCAATACCGCTGATAAATCTGTAAAAAGTGCAGATAATGCATCTACTGACCAGAAGAAGACATATATCGTGGGCATAGATGGAGAATACCCACCGTATAGTTTTATTGACAAAAACGGAACTGCCCAGGGATTTGATGTTGAGTCAATCCAGTGGATAGGAAACAAACTTGGATTTAATGTAAAGATCCAGCCTATCGCATGGGATGGAATCATTCCTGCCCTGAATGCCAAGAAGATCGACATGGTCTACTCCGGAATGACCATCACCGATGAGCGCAAGCAGCAGGTAAACTTCAGCAAGCCGTACTATAAAGTAAATCAGTCAGTTGCTGTTCACAATGACAGTACACTCACACTTGATGACTTTAAGGCAGGGAAAGGAAAAATCGGAGCACAGCGTGGAACTACCGGAGCATTCTGGGTAGAAGAGAACCTCGTTAATAAGAGTGTTATCCAGGCTGATCAGCTTGTCACTTATGACAACTTCCCACTGGCTGCAACCGATCTCCAGAATAAACGCATTGACTTTGCAATCTATGACCGTCCACCAATGCTGGATGCCATCGCTGACAAGCCACTGCACCTGGTTGGTGAGATTGATACCGGTGAAGAGTACGGAGTTGCTATCCGAAAAGATGACACCGAACTGCTGAACACCATAAACAAAGGATTAGACCTGCTCCATGAGTCTCCGGACTGGGCAGCACTAAAGAAGAAGTACAAGATGGAATAACTCATTTCATCTCTTTTGAACACATACACTATTTTGAATCCTCTTATGTTCATATGTGACATGCAGAATCCTGCGGATATTTCACCTCTAATGATATGGATTTCTGGAGGGGAATTGTGGATCCACTGACAATTCTCATTGACTGGTTTCCCTATCTGCTTTCAGGTATATTCATCACGGTTGGTCTCGTGGCAGTTGCCCTGCTGATAGGAATCATACTGGGGCTTCCTATGGCACTCGGGCAGGTATATGGAAAACACCTCATCAGATCGGTCATTTCAATATATGTCTGGTTTTTCCGTGGTCTTCCGGTTCTGGTTCTGCTGTTTCTCTTCTATTTTGGTATTTTTCCAGGGCTGGGCCTCGATCTTCCTGCTTTTGTAGTAGGTGCTGTGGTGCTCGGCCTTCGAGGAGCTGCGTATCAGTCACAGATCTTCAGAGGTGCAATACAGTCGATAGCCGAAGGACAGATGACTGCTGCACGATCTCTGG
This genomic window contains:
- a CDS encoding basic amino acid ABC transporter substrate-binding protein gives rise to the protein MKGVLISLACLGLILLLLTAGCTSSTQSGVQEKKVSSDNTSPGTKQVYRVGIDPVYPPFTMMSEKGEPTGFDVESLKWIAKDQGFEAEFQGIAWDGIIPALNANKIDMVYAGMTITDERKEKVDFSKPYWTVNQTVVTKQGSPITMDQVKSGKATIGTQRGCTAAIWVEDNLVNKSLMSADNLKQYDNTPLAVEDLVAGRTDAVIYDSTVINDIIEGKPVQKIGSIETNEQFGIAVRKSDAELLKKLNTGLDHLMASPDWKALVQKYKME
- a CDS encoding basic amino acid ABC transporter substrate-binding protein yields the protein MDRRIISILVIFIVVGAVCFCGCTQSTNTADKSVKSADNASTDQKKTYIVGIDGEYPPYSFIDKNGTAQGFDVESIQWIGNKLGFNVKIQPIAWDGIIPALNAKKIDMVYSGMTITDERKQQVNFSKPYYKVNQSVAVHNDSTLTLDDFKAGKGKIGAQRGTTGAFWVEENLVNKSVIQADQLVTYDNFPLAATDLQNKRIDFAIYDRPPMLDAIADKPLHLVGEIDTGEEYGVAIRKDDTELLNTINKGLDLLHESPDWAALKKKYKME
- a CDS encoding amino acid ABC transporter permease: MDPLTILIDWFPYLLSGIFITVGLVAVALLIGIILGLPMALGQVYGKHLIRSVISIYVWFFRGLPVLVLLFLFYFGIFPGLGLDLPAFVVGAVVLGLRGAAYQSQIFRGAIQSIAEGQMTAARSLGMSRAQAIRSIILPQAMRIALPGWSNEYPEILTESSICYAIGVAELLTRSSQIVSQTYVTMPIYLACAVMFILLSYAGTHLIQRLEKRIAIPGFGPGSSS